In uncultured Methanobrevibacter sp., one DNA window encodes the following:
- a CDS encoding 50S ribosomal protein L39e yields the protein MSRNKPLAKKLRMAKANKQNRRIPIWAYAKTNRKLRYRPKPRHWRRNSLKL from the coding sequence ATGAGTAGAAATAAACCATTAGCTAAAAAATTAAGGATGGCAAAAGCAAACAAACAAAATAGGAGAATTCCAATCTGGGCTTATGCTAAAACTAACCGTAAACTTAGATACAGACCAAAACCTAGACATTGGAGAAGAAACAGTCTTAAATTATAA
- a CDS encoding 50S ribosomal protein L31e: MERVYTIPLRNVKNVKRTIRAPRAIREVKNFLTKHMKAEDVKIDESINHAIWERGIQKIPSKITVKAVKDDDGIVTATLAE, encoded by the coding sequence ATGGAAAGAGTTTACACAATTCCACTTAGAAATGTGAAAAATGTTAAAAGGACTATCAGAGCTCCTAGAGCTATTAGAGAAGTTAAAAACTTTTTAACTAAACACATGAAAGCTGAAGATGTTAAAATTGATGAATCTATCAATCATGCTATTTGGGAAAGAGGTATTCAAAAAATACCTTCTAAAATTACTGTAAAAGCGGTTAAAGATGATGATGGTATTGTAACAGCTACTTTAGCAGAATAG
- a CDS encoding translation initiation factor IF-6, with the protein MLNRVDIVGNPNVGVFIIATDDVAIVPYSLLDEKAEIIKETLDVDVVKASISGSSLIGSLAVANSNGIVVSPHVLDREIEQFKKLGLNVDTLPGQYTAVGNIIAANDKGAIASPFLEPDAIQVIEETLDVDVKSSSIVGSDIIGSLVSVTNKGFLMSNQAMNSEINFAQEVFGVEGDIGTVGKGIPLVGACIISNSNGAIVAKDSTGPEMARVEEALGFLDDF; encoded by the coding sequence ATGTTAAATAGAGTTGATATTGTAGGAAATCCGAATGTAGGAGTATTTATCATTGCAACCGATGATGTAGCTATTGTTCCTTATTCTCTTTTAGATGAAAAAGCGGAAATTATTAAGGAAACATTAGACGTCGATGTTGTTAAAGCTTCTATATCTGGTAGCAGTCTCATTGGATCTTTAGCTGTAGCTAATTCTAATGGTATCGTTGTTTCCCCACATGTGTTAGATAGAGAAATTGAACAATTTAAAAAGCTTGGTTTGAATGTAGATACCCTTCCAGGTCAATACACTGCAGTTGGTAATATTATTGCAGCAAATGACAAAGGTGCTATTGCAAGTCCGTTTTTAGAACCAGACGCTATTCAAGTAATTGAAGAAACTTTAGATGTTGATGTAAAATCTTCTTCTATCGTTGGAAGTGATATTATTGGTTCTTTAGTTAGCGTAACTAATAAAGGATTTTTAATGAGTAATCAGGCTATGAATAGTGAAATCAATTTTGCTCAAGAAGTATTTGGTGTAGAAGGAGACATAGGTACTGTTGGAAAAGGTATTCCATTAGTTGGTGCATGCATCATTTCCAATTCAAATGGTGCTATTGTTGCTAAAGACAGTACTGGTCCTGAAATGGCTAGAGTTGAAGAGGCATTAGGCTTTTTAGATGATTTTTAA
- the rpl18a gene encoding 50S ribosomal protein L18Ae, with translation MITKIYRVKGTFVMGDEYHKFTKEYKATCEDDVEQKIYQRFGSKHGINRNQISIKEIEEIAPEDVLDPIVKEIL, from the coding sequence ATGATAACAAAAATTTACAGAGTTAAAGGTACTTTTGTAATGGGCGATGAATATCATAAGTTTACCAAAGAATACAAAGCTACTTGTGAAGATGATGTAGAACAAAAAATTTATCAACGTTTCGGAAGTAAACATGGTATTAACAGGAACCAAATTTCTATTAAAGAAATCGAAGAAATTGCTCCTGAAGATGTTTTAGACCCAATCGTAAAAGAAATTTTATAA
- the pfdA gene encoding prefoldin subunit alpha — translation MEDQQRLNNLLNEINAYRQQADLIQQQIELIQASIAEVDALSNTLDDIEGKDSIEAFVPVGAGSFIKGELKSTDEIIVSIGSGIAVKKDADGAREIIAGQKEDLKDSLDKMLANLQQVTDIVGNLQAQAEQLAAAAQGNMTQMG, via the coding sequence ATGGAAGATCAGCAAAGATTAAATAATCTTCTTAATGAAATTAATGCATACAGACAACAAGCAGACTTAATTCAACAACAAATTGAATTAATTCAAGCTTCCATTGCTGAAGTCGATGCATTATCCAACACTTTAGATGACATTGAAGGAAAAGATTCTATTGAAGCTTTCGTTCCTGTAGGTGCTGGTTCTTTCATTAAAGGGGAACTTAAAAGTACTGATGAAATTATTGTAAGTATTGGTTCAGGTATTGCTGTTAAAAAAGATGCAGACGGCGCTCGTGAAATCATTGCTGGACAAAAAGAAGATTTAAAAGACAGTTTAGATAAGATGTTAGCTAACTTACAGCAAGTCACTGACATTGTTGGAAATCTTCAAGCTCAAGCAGAACAATTAGCTGCTGCTGCTCAAGGCAATATGACTCAAATGGGTTAA
- the ftsY gene encoding signal recognition particle-docking protein FtsY gives MFESLKKKFSRTSEKLEEELIEEAEKEDNLQEESGKRFSFFSFGRKKEEKKEEEDESNLIPETTEETEAESTEETKESDDGVKEEKKSRFWSSSKDESDDEEDVDESDKDADDTEDEPDVGEVDEPEEEVKEEKKSRFWSRSKDESDDEEDVDEPEEEVKEEKKSHFWSRSKDKSDDEDSEDKEKDDSSEEKKSHFWSRSKDKSDKEDISADGEATGGLFSFVREKTISEKHVEDILWELEMELLQGDVAMEVATEVVDSVKNDLVGKKIKRSNDITEYTFIALRNAVSDIIDIPGKSMTEMIEEKKAQGEPLVVMFVGINGTGKTTTIGKLANYYLKKGYTPVIAASDTFRAGAIEQVTYHADNVGVKIIKHKKGSDPAAVAFDAVEHAKAQGKELVLIDTAGRMQTNVNLMDEMKKIKRVANPDLVIFVGDALTGNDATEQAIKFNDAIDIDGVILTKADADSKGGASLSIGYVIQKPIMFLGVGQGYDDIKEYDAEWMLDQLFSESEEAEVLEE, from the coding sequence TTGTTTGAATCATTAAAAAAGAAATTTTCACGTACAAGTGAAAAATTAGAAGAAGAGCTTATAGAAGAAGCTGAAAAAGAAGATAATCTTCAAGAGGAATCTGGTAAAAGATTTTCATTTTTCTCATTTGGTCGTAAAAAAGAAGAAAAGAAAGAAGAAGAGGATGAATCCAATTTAATTCCTGAAACTACTGAAGAAACTGAAGCTGAATCAACTGAAGAGACAAAAGAATCTGATGATGGCGTTAAGGAAGAGAAAAAATCTCGCTTCTGGAGCAGCTCTAAGGATGAGTCTGACGATGAAGAGGATGTTGATGAATCCGACAAAGATGCAGATGATACAGAAGATGAACCTGATGTAGGGGAAGTTGATGAACCTGAAGAAGAGGTTAAAGAGGAGAAGAAATCTCGCTTCTGGAGCAGGTCTAAGGATGAGTCTGACGATGAAGAGGATGTTGATGAACCTGAAGAAGAGGTTAAAGAGGAGAAAAAGTCCCATTTCTGGAGCAGGTCTAAAGATAAGTCTGATGATGAAGATTCCGAAGACAAAGAAAAAGATGATTCTTCTGAAGAGAAAAAGTCTCATTTCTGGAGCAGGTCTAAAGATAAGTCTGATAAGGAAGACATTTCTGCAGATGGTGAAGCTACTGGAGGTTTATTCTCATTTGTCCGCGAAAAAACTATTTCTGAAAAACACGTTGAAGATATTTTATGGGAGCTTGAAATGGAGCTCTTGCAGGGTGATGTAGCTATGGAAGTTGCAACAGAAGTGGTTGACAGTGTTAAAAACGATTTGGTCGGTAAAAAAATAAAAAGAAGCAATGACATTACTGAATACACTTTCATTGCTTTGAGAAATGCTGTATCTGATATAATCGACATTCCTGGAAAATCAATGACAGAGATGATTGAAGAGAAAAAAGCTCAAGGGGAACCTCTTGTAGTGATGTTTGTTGGAATTAATGGTACTGGTAAAACTACAACAATCGGTAAATTGGCTAATTATTATCTTAAAAAGGGTTACACTCCAGTAATTGCGGCTTCAGATACATTTAGAGCAGGAGCTATTGAACAAGTTACTTATCATGCTGATAATGTAGGTGTTAAAATCATTAAACACAAAAAAGGTTCAGATCCAGCAGCTGTAGCATTTGATGCAGTTGAACATGCAAAAGCACAAGGAAAAGAATTAGTTTTAATTGATACTGCCGGTAGAATGCAAACTAATGTTAACCTTATGGATGAAATGAAAAAGATTAAAAGAGTTGCTAATCCTGATTTGGTTATCTTTGTAGGTGATGCATTAACAGGTAATGATGCAACAGAACAGGCAATCAAATTTAATGATGCAATTGACATTGATGGAGTTATTTTAACAAAAGCGGATGCAGACAGTAAGGGTGGAGCATCACTTTCAATCGGTTATGTAATACAGAAACCTATAATGTTTTTAGGCGTAGGTCAAGGATACGATGATATTAAGGAATATGATGCTGAATGGATGCTAGACCAATTATTTAGCGAAAGTGAAGAGGCAGAAGTCTTAGAGGAATAA
- a CDS encoding CapA family protein, with protein sequence MDSRKILFVALIVLILFAIGFNLFGFEHNNPLAESLKAHESKEDVSMAVTGDIMLGRNVAGAIGSDSLPLAGISNVTSNVDLLLINLENAATTSENAVKGDIPLKCNPSDVVLAKGNNNTIAALANNHVCDYGIGGMNDTIKTVKDVGITPIGAGSDENQAHAPAVEEIGGRNITIFNYMDSNNFAEYDYQTMPYANGSAPGYSAYNSQVAQKQISDARGNGSDFVVAYLHFGNEYSTSPNEDQVKIAHELIDYGADVVIGSHPHVTQGVDMYKGKPIFYSLGNCVFDMSGNGVENAYILKIDLVNNTGKCTVYPVYISGYLPHFMDKDSGNSLLNGLTPKCNEFKVDNGVGTLEFNLTEEK encoded by the coding sequence ATGGATTCTCGAAAAATATTATTCGTTGCGCTTATAGTTCTGATATTATTTGCTATTGGATTCAACCTATTCGGTTTTGAACATAATAATCCTTTGGCGGAATCATTGAAGGCACATGAATCTAAGGAAGATGTATCTATGGCGGTAACTGGAGACATTATGCTAGGACGTAATGTTGCAGGTGCAATAGGCTCTGATTCACTTCCACTTGCTGGAATAAGCAATGTAACTTCAAATGTTGATTTGTTGCTCATAAACTTGGAAAATGCCGCAACCACATCTGAAAATGCAGTTAAGGGAGACATTCCACTTAAATGCAATCCGAGTGATGTGGTGCTTGCTAAGGGAAACAACAATACTATAGCTGCTCTTGCAAATAATCACGTTTGTGATTATGGCATTGGTGGAATGAATGATACTATCAAAACAGTTAAGGATGTTGGAATTACTCCAATCGGTGCGGGTAGTGATGAAAATCAGGCTCATGCTCCTGCTGTTGAAGAGATTGGCGGAAGGAACATTACCATATTCAACTATATGGATTCAAATAACTTCGCCGAATATGATTATCAGACAATGCCTTATGCTAATGGTTCAGCGCCAGGATACTCTGCATATAATTCTCAAGTAGCTCAAAAACAAATTTCTGATGCTCGAGGTAATGGATCAGACTTTGTTGTTGCTTATTTACACTTTGGAAACGAATATTCAACATCTCCTAATGAGGATCAAGTCAAAATCGCTCATGAATTGATTGATTATGGGGCAGATGTTGTTATAGGCTCACATCCTCACGTTACTCAAGGTGTGGATATGTATAAGGGAAAACCTATATTCTACAGTTTAGGAAACTGTGTATTTGACATGTCAGGCAATGGTGTGGAAAATGCATATATTCTTAAAATAGATTTGGTAAATAACACGGGTAAGTGTACAGTATATCCAGTATACATTTCAGGTTATCTGCCACACTTTATGGATAAGGATTCTGGCAATTCTCTTTTAAATGGCCTTACTCCTAAGTGCAATGAGTTTAAGGTTGACAATGGTGTAGGTACATTGGAATTTAATTTAACTGAAGAAAAATAG
- a CDS encoding putative glycoside hydrolase, translating into MLQDIFFKNTLDGEKISIKRKSLFIAFALLIFLFIGCVSASEDGNVSVIEKTNGNSELLSSNINLNEKVELEKDLNENSVVKEDNSQEVIGNGSPSAKVVEDKKASLKVVSSPTIIKGNYFQVKLSDENGTGITKKKVSIVVDGKTYKRNTDAKGIASLRINLAKNYYDVKYSFKGDGYTSASGSSNILVLTKTQSTFKASNYVAYKGFSNPFTVTLSADGIKLKNKKIRFNINGKNYYRTTNSKGKASLEIKLAKGSYPIKYTFTGEKNIDSTSAKSKITVKKMTTKISRANSVKYYHKTTAPFKVKVVDARGNPVVGNVTFSINKKKYTRNINSNGIASLNIKLSQGSYKISYTFAKTSLYEKSSGSATLNIKTLGKCVNNGYWLFGYNMKNVNLDKLAKTSTKHIFLNFAALEKHGKSAVETFIADAKKKGISVHIWMQIFYTGGKWISATNGDGSYKYSFFNSKINEAKEYANLKGVAGVHMDYLRFPGTAYKHANGVEAINYFTKSLCNEIHKINSKLIVSAAVMPETDSNKYYYGQDIPTLSKYLDVVIPMIYKGNYASGTSWIESTTAKFVKMSNGAQIWTGIQSYRSDDDVTSLSSSELLKDYKAAANGGATGVISFRWEISKLIDFDLI; encoded by the coding sequence ATGTTACAAGATATTTTTTTTAAAAATACATTGGACGGTGAAAAAATTTCGATAAAACGTAAATCATTGTTTATTGCATTTGCATTATTGATTTTCCTTTTTATTGGATGTGTAAGTGCAAGTGAAGATGGTAATGTTTCAGTAATTGAAAAAACAAATGGTAATTCTGAATTATTATCTTCAAATATTAATTTAAATGAGAAAGTTGAATTAGAAAAAGATTTAAATGAAAATTCAGTTGTTAAAGAGGATAACTCTCAGGAGGTTATTGGCAATGGTTCCCCATCTGCTAAGGTAGTTGAAGATAAAAAAGCTTCCTTGAAAGTTGTATCCTCACCGACTATAATTAAAGGAAACTATTTTCAGGTAAAACTTTCAGATGAAAATGGAACTGGAATAACAAAAAAGAAGGTTTCAATTGTGGTCGATGGAAAGACATACAAGAGGAATACTGATGCTAAAGGTATTGCAAGTTTAAGAATAAATCTTGCTAAAAACTATTATGATGTAAAATATTCCTTCAAGGGTGATGGATATACTTCCGCTTCAGGTTCAAGTAATATTTTGGTGCTTACTAAAACTCAATCTACATTCAAAGCATCTAATTATGTTGCATACAAAGGTTTTTCTAATCCGTTTACTGTTACACTAAGTGCTGATGGAATAAAATTAAAAAATAAAAAAATTAGATTTAATATTAATGGAAAAAATTATTATAGGACAACTAATTCCAAAGGTAAGGCTAGTTTGGAAATTAAACTTGCCAAGGGATCTTATCCAATTAAATACACTTTTACTGGTGAGAAAAATATTGATTCAACTTCAGCTAAATCAAAAATAACAGTTAAAAAAATGACTACCAAGATTTCCAGAGCAAATTCAGTAAAATATTATCACAAAACCACAGCACCTTTCAAAGTTAAAGTTGTTGATGCAAGAGGAAATCCTGTTGTGGGTAATGTAACATTTTCAATTAACAAAAAGAAATACACTAGGAATATTAATTCCAATGGTATCGCAAGTTTGAACATCAAATTAAGTCAAGGTTCTTATAAAATTAGTTATACATTTGCAAAAACTTCTCTTTATGAAAAGTCTAGTGGTTCAGCAACATTAAACATTAAAACTTTAGGTAAATGTGTGAATAATGGATATTGGCTTTTCGGGTATAATATGAAAAATGTCAATTTGGATAAATTGGCTAAAACTTCAACCAAACACATCTTTTTGAATTTTGCTGCTCTTGAAAAACACGGCAAAAGTGCTGTAGAGACTTTCATAGCTGATGCAAAGAAAAAAGGAATCTCTGTTCACATATGGATGCAGATATTCTATACTGGTGGAAAATGGATTTCTGCTACAAATGGTGATGGTAGTTATAAATATTCCTTCTTCAATTCTAAAATCAATGAAGCTAAGGAATATGCTAATCTTAAAGGTGTTGCAGGGGTTCATATGGATTATTTAAGATTCCCTGGAACTGCATATAAACATGCTAATGGTGTGGAAGCCATTAATTACTTTACAAAAAGTCTTTGTAATGAGATTCATAAAATTAATTCAAAACTCATTGTTTCCGCTGCTGTAATGCCTGAAACAGATTCAAATAAATATTATTATGGTCAGGATATTCCAACATTATCCAAATATCTGGATGTTGTAATTCCAATGATTTATAAGGGAAATTATGCTTCCGGAACATCTTGGATTGAATCAACCACTGCTAAATTTGTAAAAATGAGTAATGGTGCTCAAATTTGGACTGGTATTCAATCATATAGGTCTGATGATGATGTAACTAGTTTATCTTCTTCAGAACTTTTAAAAGATTATAAGGCAGCTGCAAATGGCGGTGCAACAGGTGTTATTTCATTCAGATGGGAAATATCTAAATTAATTGATTTTGATTTGATATAA
- a CDS encoding sodium-dependent transporter yields the protein MSERNQWDSSIAFIFAMIGAAVGLGNIWRFSYVLYSNGGGSFFIPYFIAIAIMGIPFLILEYGVGFSFKESFSKIMKKINPKFEIIAWILVLFVFIVTIYYMVILSWDLVYLLSSFTFSWGTDAAAYFTQNVGGSSNLSNVGFLLIPTTVGVLLLWVVLWFIAHRNVDKGIGKVSKILIPALFVIMGIIVIYALTLPGAGIGVNTLLTPDWSKLMDVNIWLAAFAQIIFSLSMGQAIALTYASYLPENSKLIDNVLIVVASNSAFEIFTAFGVFSILGYMSFTSGTPMVQLITEGTGLIFIVFPMIFNIMGPIGRILAPLLFLAILFAGVTSALGFFEPMLNSTADKLGWSRKKAATILAVIGCAFSLILTTGISSYLVGIIDSFVNEFGILLLIGVQCIIFAWFYGVEHFLPALNEFSTFSVGKTWMFIIKYLLPIVLMVMWAIGIVTLFSSAKPFEIMIDLIIIVMVLVFSFLLTKVKPAGE from the coding sequence ATGTCGGAACGAAATCAGTGGGATTCATCAATAGCATTTATTTTTGCAATGATTGGTGCGGCAGTAGGTCTTGGAAACATCTGGCGTTTCAGTTATGTTCTTTATTCTAATGGTGGAGGATCATTTTTCATTCCATACTTTATTGCAATTGCTATTATGGGTATTCCATTTTTAATATTAGAATATGGTGTGGGTTTCAGTTTCAAGGAATCGTTTTCAAAGATTATGAAGAAAATCAATCCTAAATTTGAGATTATTGCTTGGATACTGGTTCTTTTTGTGTTTATAGTTACAATTTATTATATGGTTATTTTAAGTTGGGATTTGGTATATCTTTTAAGCAGTTTCACTTTTAGTTGGGGAACTGATGCAGCGGCTTACTTTACTCAAAATGTCGGTGGAAGTTCAAATCTGTCCAATGTTGGCTTCTTATTGATTCCTACAACAGTCGGAGTATTGCTATTATGGGTTGTTTTATGGTTCATCGCTCATAGAAATGTTGATAAAGGAATAGGTAAGGTTTCTAAAATTCTCATTCCAGCTTTGTTTGTTATAATGGGGATAATAGTCATTTATGCTTTGACTTTGCCTGGTGCAGGAATTGGTGTTAATACTCTGCTCACTCCTGATTGGAGCAAACTTATGGATGTTAATATTTGGCTGGCCGCTTTTGCTCAAATCATATTTTCATTAAGTATGGGTCAGGCTATTGCTCTTACATATGCTAGTTATTTACCTGAAAACTCCAAATTGATTGATAATGTATTGATTGTTGTTGCATCCAACTCTGCTTTTGAAATATTTACTGCATTTGGTGTATTTTCAATTTTAGGTTACATGTCATTTACTTCGGGAACTCCTATGGTTCAATTAATTACTGAGGGTACTGGTTTAATTTTCATTGTTTTCCCAATGATTTTTAATATTATGGGTCCTATTGGACGTATTTTAGCTCCATTGCTGTTCTTGGCGATTTTATTTGCAGGAGTTACATCAGCATTAGGATTTTTCGAGCCGATGTTGAATTCAACTGCAGATAAATTAGGGTGGTCTCGTAAAAAAGCCGCAACTATTTTGGCAGTTATCGGTTGTGCATTTTCATTAATCTTAACTACAGGTATCAGTAGCTATTTGGTAGGAATTATTGATTCATTTGTAAATGAATTTGGAATATTGCTGTTAATTGGAGTACAATGTATTATATTTGCTTGGTTCTATGGTGTTGAACACTTTTTACCAGCATTAAATGAATTTTCCACTTTTTCAGTAGGTAAAACATGGATGTTTATAATTAAATACTTGCTTCCAATCGTTTTAATGGTGATGTGGGCAATAGGTATTGTTACATTATTCAGTTCTGCCAAACCATTTGAAATAATGATTGACTTGATTATTATTGTTATGGTTTTAGTATTTTCATTCCTACTTACTAAAGTTAAACCTGCCGGTGAATAA
- a CDS encoding DUF6056 family protein: MNYNIKKYSPFILFAVLMLILHLIMGFNGDDIKYAKVLSNQTLVDYLHYRYYNWSSRLIIDGILVILARLDMIVWKLLDVIIYTVGVYYIIKLVNKNYSKKIAYLGVLLFLMYPFYEMASAGWISTTLNYSWCFAFGMISFIPLIYEAHGEKVNKYIYIISFLALLYAANQEQSGALVFGFNLLYLLNSVINKKSINKFNLMATAVALISLIFILTAPGNSIRFAHEAAFWYPEFVNFTIIEKSYLGLVTTFGTLIEQKIIFPLFYIILSVYAIIKSNNKYLKYFCYFNIFIILFITIFNAFIDISILDSSVKSLGSFSNVIKSSPLIVIPKMFKQIVGATPYLTETLKLFTYEGVPALNMNSISVVIISLYLLISSCIMLVKAFPKNLFPVFIFIGGFISRFIVGFSPVVFPSGARVTIFLYFALIALILMIVKKLYDENAIPTKWQSILEKTFLILGILNYLIVFAISFIKYGIF; this comes from the coding sequence ATGAATTATAACATTAAAAAATATTCACCATTTATCCTTTTTGCAGTATTGATGCTGATTTTGCATTTAATTATGGGATTCAATGGAGACGACATCAAATATGCAAAAGTCCTGTCTAATCAAACTTTAGTTGACTATCTCCATTATAGATATTATAACTGGTCTAGCAGACTAATTATTGACGGTATTTTAGTAATTTTAGCTCGTCTAGACATGATAGTCTGGAAACTATTGGATGTTATAATTTATACTGTTGGAGTCTACTATATTATCAAATTAGTAAACAAAAACTATTCAAAAAAGATTGCTTATCTTGGAGTTCTGCTGTTTTTGATGTATCCATTTTATGAAATGGCAAGTGCCGGTTGGATTTCAACAACCCTCAACTATTCATGGTGTTTTGCATTTGGAATGATATCATTCATACCGCTGATTTATGAAGCCCATGGTGAAAAGGTAAATAAATACATATACATCATTTCATTTTTAGCACTGTTATATGCTGCAAATCAGGAGCAGAGCGGAGCATTGGTATTTGGATTTAACCTATTATACTTGCTGAACTCCGTAATTAACAAAAAAAGCATCAACAAATTTAATTTGATGGCTACAGCAGTAGCTCTTATTTCACTAATTTTTATATTAACAGCACCTGGAAACAGCATACGATTTGCACACGAGGCTGCTTTCTGGTATCCTGAATTTGTCAATTTCACAATTATTGAAAAGTCATATTTAGGTCTTGTTACAACATTTGGAACATTAATAGAACAGAAGATAATATTCCCACTGTTTTATATTATTTTGAGTGTTTATGCAATCATCAAATCAAATAATAAATATTTGAAATACTTTTGCTACTTCAATATTTTCATAATATTGTTCATAACAATTTTCAATGCTTTCATTGACATTTCCATTTTAGACAGTTCCGTGAAATCTCTTGGAAGCTTTTCAAATGTCATTAAAAGTTCACCATTAATCGTGATTCCGAAAATGTTTAAACAGATCGTTGGTGCAACTCCTTACCTTACAGAGACACTGAAGTTATTCACCTATGAAGGCGTTCCAGCACTTAACATGAATTCAATTAGTGTCGTGATAATTAGCCTTTATCTTTTAATCAGCAGTTGCATAATGCTTGTTAAAGCTTTCCCAAAAAATCTCTTCCCGGTGTTCATATTCATTGGAGGATTCATTTCAAGATTTATTGTTGGATTTTCCCCTGTTGTATTTCCTTCAGGTGCAAGAGTTACAATATTCCTTTATTTTGCATTGATTGCCCTAATATTAATGATTGTTAAAAAATTATATGATGAAAATGCAATTCCAACAAAATGGCAGTCCATTTTAGAAAAAACATTCCTGATACTTGGAATATTAAATTATTTGATTGTTTTTGCAATTTCATTCATCAAATATGGAATTTTTTAA